The following proteins come from a genomic window of Saccharomyces mikatae IFO 1815 strain IFO1815 genome assembly, chromosome: 7:
- the SMKI07G0320 gene encoding uncharacterized protein (similar to Saccharomyces cerevisiae YGL230C; ancestral locus Anc_3.551), protein MGITALTCNLLNILQAYSKKCLEHFFKLKNDALDSSTALKSKSNDSHIVEKTDKVENCNFARIKQWFLLMATKYNTLMENKFSMFFVVACFFICAIQFLFFIIYWTEIVPRKTLSAIDNLNYDYLTTHLKEQCIPYEKILDQCVS, encoded by the coding sequence ATGGGAATTACTGCGCTAACATGTAATCTTTTAAATATATTACAGGCATACTCGAAAAAGTGTCTTGAACACTTTtttaaattaaaaaatgacGCATTGGATTCATCGACAGCGTTAAAGAGCAAGAGCAATGATTCACACATAGTCGAGAAGACCGATAAAGTTGAGAACTGCAATTTCGCGAGAATTAAACAATGGTTTTTACTGATGGCCACAAAGTATAATACATTAATGGAAAACAAGTTTTCAATGTTTTTCGTTGTCGCTTGCTTCTTCATTTGTGCTATCCagttccttttctttataattTATTGGACTGAGATAGTACCTCGAAAAACGCTGAGCGCAATTGACAATCTAAATTATGATTACTTAACAACCCATCTAAAAGAGCAGTGTATCCCGTATGAGAAAATTCTTGACCAATGTGTCTCGTAG
- the EMC4 gene encoding chaperone EMC4 (similar to Saccharomyces cerevisiae EMC4 (YGL231C); ancestral locus Anc_3.552) — MDQQEPSEWAKHLVDIKYIEKYNIQNSNTLPSPPGFENNASKGNVTKKQQGATSQATTLAQKNQITTLQVQKAWQIALQPAKSIPMNIFMSYMSGTSLQIIPIMTALMLLSGPIKAILSTRSAFKPVLGNKETQSQVQTAMFMYIAFQGVLMYIGYRKLNSMGLIPNAKGDWLPWERIVYYNNGFQWFSD; from the coding sequence ATGGATCAACAGGAGCCCTCAGAATGGGCTAAACATTTAGTGGACATCAAATATATCgagaaatataatattcAGAACTCAAACACATTGCCTTCACCTCCAGGATTCGAGAACAATGCCTCTAAAGGAAATGTAACAAAGAAACAACAAGGTGCTACTTCCCAAGCTACCACTTTGGCccaaaagaaccaaataACAACATTACAAGTGCAGAAGGCGTGGCAGATTGCGCTACAACCAGCAAAATCTATTCCAATGAATATATTTATGTCGTATATGTCTGGTACATCTTTGCAAATCATTCCCATAATGACTGCCCTAATGTTACTCTCCGGACCCATTAAGGCTATTCTATCGACAAGAAGTGCATTCAAACCAGTTTTAggaaataaagaaacaCAAAGCCAGGTGCAGACTGCTATGTTCATGTATATTGCTTTTCAAGGTGTGTTAATGTACATTGGGTACAGAAAACTGAATTCTATGGGCCTCATTCCTAATGCTAAGGGTGACTGGCTACCTTGGGAACGAATCGTTTATTACAATAAT